In one Streptomyces sp. NBC_01241 genomic region, the following are encoded:
- a CDS encoding DUF5955 family protein yields MLRSVGQTPVTSSDEDPRVAELRTAVSRLRRELAGHPAEFPDRGIAEDELAALDAMAISGAPEIPRLRRSLLLIAGAIGSVSALAAALRDLRVAVDLFGEPPRS; encoded by the coding sequence TTGTTGCGAAGCGTGGGGCAGACGCCGGTGACCAGCAGTGATGAGGATCCGAGGGTGGCGGAGCTGCGTACGGCGGTCTCCCGGCTCCGCCGCGAGCTGGCGGGGCATCCCGCGGAGTTCCCGGACCGCGGGATCGCCGAGGACGAGCTGGCCGCGTTGGACGCGATGGCGATCAGCGGCGCGCCCGAGATTCCCCGCCTGCGTCGTTCGCTGCTGCTGATCGCGGGGGCGATCGGCTCGGTCAGCGCACTGGCCGCCGCGCTCAGGGACCTACGCGTCGCCGTCGACCTCTTCGGCGAGCCGCCGCGCTCCTGA